A window of Torulaspora globosa chromosome 8, complete sequence contains these coding sequences:
- the VAN1 gene encoding Van1p (ancestral locus Anc_8.842): protein MAFLWGSKREKRKEDDSYRLPVSRSKLNPRPNTRWWSGSRKKRVANWLLIGAICFLAYRIIGVLILEARESSSGIGTVGRNYKTITLSEEAYYDYDFEDIDPEVIKKFDNGVTYYQITQFGEETMTAEQQEAFEKDVTMLVDSTVEKYDLRDFSGSSNGAANQEHLLLCIPLRDAEKVLPLMFKHLMNITYPHELIDLAFLVSDCSEGDHTLDALVAFSRQLQNGTLSQVFAEMEADEKKRSEGTEKLYLQYMDQNYIKKVHDAFSPPFHADYDKSFRSVQIFQKDFGQKIGQGFSDRHAVKVQGLRRKLMARARNWLTANALKPYHSWVYWRDADVELCPGSVIQDLMSKGYDVIVPNVWRPLPVFLEAEQPYDLNSWIESTEALELARTLDEDDVIVEGYAEYPTWRGHLAYFRDADGDPNEVVDLDGVGGVSILARAELFRRGIQFPAFTFENHAETEGFGKMAKKMGYRVGGLPHYTLWHIYEPSDDDLKEIANKEREKRRE from the coding sequence ATGGCATTCCTCTGGGGCTCcaagagagagaagagaaaggaagaTGATAGCTACCGATTGCCTGTCTCACGGTCGAAATTAAATCCTAGACCGAACACAAGATGGTGGAGCGGTTCCCGGAAAAAACGAGTAGCTAATTGGCTCCTAATTGGTGCCATTTGCTTTTTGGCTTATCGAATTATAGGTgtcttgatcttggagGCTCGAGAAAGCTCTTCAGGTATCGGAACAGTCGGCAGAAACTACAAGACAATAACACTGTCGGAGGAGGCTTATTACGATTACGATTTCGAGGACATTGACCCTGaggtgatcaagaaattcgaCAATGGCGTCACTTACTATCAGATAACGCAGTTCGGAGAAGAAACCATGACTGCGGAACAGCAGGAAGCATTTGAGAAGGATGTTACCATGCTTGTGGACTCGACCGTTGAGAAATACGACTTGAGAGACTTTTCCGGCTCGTCAAACGGTGCTGCAAACCAGGagcatcttcttttgtGCATTCCTCTCAGGGATGCAGAGAAAGTGTTGCCCTTGATGTTCAAGCATTTGATGAATATCACCTATCCTCACGAGCTGATAGATCTGGCGTTCCTGGTGAGTGATTGTTCGGAAGGAGATCATACGCTGGATGCGTTGGTTGCCTTCTCCAGGCAATTGCAAAATGGAACCCTGTCCCAAGTGTTTGCCGAAATGGAGGCggatgagaagaagagaagtgAAGGAACGGAGAAACTTTACCTGCAGTACATGGACCAGAATTACATCAAAAAGGTGCACGACGCCTTTAGCCCGCCGTTCCATGCTGATTATGACAAGTCATTTAGATCAGTGCAGATCTTTCAGAAGGATTTTGGTCAGAAGATAGGCCAGGGTTTCAGTGATAGACACGCTGTCAAAGTACAAggtttgagaagaaaattAATGGCTAGAGCCAGAAACTGGCTGACAGCAAATGCTCTGAAGCCTTATCATTCCTGGGTGTACTGGAGAGATGCTGACGTTGAACTCTGTCCCGGTTCGGTGATTCAAGATTTGATGTCCAAGGGTTACGATGTCATCGTTCCTAATGTATGGAGACCTCTCCCCGTCTTTTTAGAAGCCGAACAGCCTTACGATTTAAACTCGTGGATAGAATCTACCGAGGCTCTTGAATTGGCACGTACGCTTGACGAGGATGATGTCATCGTGGAAGGATACGCTGAATATCCGACATGGAGAGGTCACCTGGCATACTTTCGCGATGCTGATGGAGATCCGAACGAGGTGGTTGATCTTGATGGTGTTGGTGGAGTTTCAATTCTTGCGAGGGCCGAGTTATTTAGACGCGGTATCCAGTTTCCTGCCTTCACCTTTGAGAATCATGCCGAAACAGAAGGGTTCGGTAAGATGGCTAAAAAGATGGGCTACAGAGTTGGCGGTCTACCGCATTACACCTTATGGCACATCTACGAGCCAAGCGACGATGACCTCAAGGAGATTGCAAACAAAGAAAGggaaaagagaagagaatAG
- the PRM15 gene encoding phosphoribomutase PRM15 (ancestral locus Anc_8.840), with amino-acid sequence MAGNGTGKAAGGVPADLNGVFSLWLAQDSDEETRCEILELYRAGRWCELHERLDTRLAFGTAGLRARMGAGFNRMNALVVIQTTQGLAQYVKKQSPERLVAVVGHDHRYRSQRFAAATAATLVEAGFTVHLLNKDGKLVHTPMVPFAVNEMGASVGVMITASHNPATDNGYKVYYSNGCQIIPPHDSGIAQAIEENLGLWPRAWKWDEVLEEALRSGSLLHDGGILTCGYASKMEAFLVDKTFAGAGRNGRPWFVYTPMHGVGFEIFSKIVEKTMGLVVDEDYLCVRQQQQPDPAFPTVQFPNPEEKGALDLAISLAESNDIGLVLANDPDADRFSVAYKDPSTRVWRQLTGNEIGFLFAVYEYQRYQTLDAEFRKRRPLAMLNSTVSSQMMKKMAETEGFHYVETLTGFKWIGNRALDLEAMGYYVPFGFEEAIGYMFPSMEHDKDGIAAAVVFLQAYRRWLDSEKKTLSMIIEEGYQKYGVFKEYNGYYVVDEPAKTDEVFHYIRNEYPKGHDPYPYQVGNELTVTHFRDLTEGYQSDTVQNIPTLPVDASSQMITVCAKLAGTNVTETVRFTLRGSGTEPKLKVYIEACAKTEEQAQKNARMTWEILKREWFRPEITGLTTNF; translated from the coding sequence GTGGCTAGCGCAAGatagcgatgaagagacaCGATGCGAGATTCTGGAGCTCTACAGGGCTGGGAGGTGGTGTGAGCTGCACGAGAGGCTCGACACACGGTTGGCGTTCGGCACGGCAGGGCTGCGGGCCAGGATGGGCGCGGGATTCAACCGTATGAATGCGCTAGTGGTGATACAGACGACGCAGGGGCTGGCGCAGTATGTGAAGAAACAGTCGCCCGAGAGGCTCGTTGCAGTGGTGGGACATGACCACCGGTACCGGTCGCAGCGGTTTGCGGCGGCAACCGCGGCGACTCTGGTCGAGGCCGGGTTTACGGTGcatctgttgaacaagGACGGGAAGCTGGTTCACACGCCGATGGTGCCGTTCGCTGTGAACGAGATGGGGGCGTCTGTGGGGGTCATGATCACGGCCAGCCACAACCCGGCCACCGACAACGGGTATAAGGTGTACTACTCGAACGGGTGCCAGATCATTCCGCCTCACGACAGCGGCATAGCGCAGGCGATAGAGGAGAACCTCGGGCTGTGGCCCAGGGCGTGGAAGTGGGACGAGGTGCTGGAGGAGGCGCTGCGCAGCGGCTCGCTGCTTCACGATGGCGGCATCCTGACGTGCGGCTACGCGAGCAAGATGGAGGCGTTCCTCGTGGACAAGACGTTTGCAGGCGCCGGCAGGAACGGGAGACCTTGGTTTGTGTACACGCCGATGCACGGCGTGGGATTCGAgatcttcagcaagatAGTCGAGAAGACAATGGGCCTGGTCGTCGACGAGGATTATCTCTGTGTCAgacaacagcagcagccggATCCGGCGTTCCCTACGGTCCAGTTCCCGAACCCGGAGGAGAAGGGCGCCCTGGACCTGGCAATATCGCTGGCCGAGAGCAACGATATTGGTCTGGTTCTTGCCAATGACCCTGACGCGGACCGTTTCTCTGTCGCCTACAAGGACCCGTCTACCCGAGTCTGGAGGCAATTGACAGGTAATGAAATAGGTTTCCTGTTTGCGGTGTACGAGTACCAGAGGTATCAGACTTTGGATGCCGAGTTCAGGAAAAGACGTCCGCTGGCAATGCTGAACTCCACTGTATCATCtcagatgatgaaaaaaatggcCGAAACCGAGGGCTTCCACTACGTAGAGACGCTGACCGGGTTCAAGTGGATCGGTAACCGCGCGCTTGACCTAGAGGCCATGGGGTACTACGTACCTTTTGGCTTCGAGGAGGCAATCGGCTACATGTTCCCAAGTATGGAGCACGACAAGGACGGCATCGCAGCTGCAGTCGTGTTCCTGCAGGCATACAGAAGATGGCTGGATAGCGAAAAGAAGACCCTATCGATGATCATCGAGGAAGGTTATCAAAAGTATGGCGTCTTTAAAGAGTACAACGGATACTACGTGGTGGACGAGCCTGCCAAGACCGATGAGGTCTTCCACTACATCAGGAACGAATACCCGAAAGGGCACGATCCTTATCCCTACCAGGTGGGCAACGAACTGACCGTCACCCATTTCAGAGACCTGACAGAGGGCTACCAATCCGATACTGTCCAGAACATACCCACTCTGCCCGTCGACGCTAGCTCGCAGATGATAACGGTATGTGCCAAGCTAGCTGGAACCAATGTCACAGAGACTGTGCGGTTCACGCTCCGTGGATCAGGAACAGAGCCCAAACTCAAGGTATACATTGAAGCGTGTGCCAAGACTGAGGAACAAGCCCAGAAGAACGCTCGAATGACGTGGGAAATCCTGAAAAGAGAGTGGTTCAGACCAGAAATTACGGGTCTCACGACCAATTTTTGA